In Dermacentor silvarum isolate Dsil-2018 chromosome 2, BIME_Dsil_1.4, whole genome shotgun sequence, the following proteins share a genomic window:
- the LOC119441099 gene encoding uncharacterized protein LOC119441099 has protein sequence MLLCVLLWAAALVLTPAVRGKEDGQGRPLPSSGPTSSSTTSSFVSGGDRATGAPGVVVTTTSSMLTASSVDANPDGGVTAKTASVVMTSTSVTAQTGREKLSAASSTISSTATTSTSTTASAALPPERGHVGTSSSPTVTTTTTTSTSTTTTTTTTVSSRRERQSSIGNRAPDGVSGTEKRLDGIDVANREGGDLEASHPAYSRDAKKPSATPHLGEDRDCSGGDVAQEGFCMA, from the exons ATGCTTCTGTGCGTTCTGCTATGGGCGGCTGCATTAGTACTGACGCCTGCAGTTCGCGGCAA GGAAGATGGTCAGGGCCGTCCGCTGCCGAGTTCAGGACCGACGTCTTCTTCCACGACGTCGAGCTTCGTGTCCGGGGGCGACCGCGCGACAGGCGCTCCGGGGGTGGTCGTGACGACGACCTCGTCGATGCTGACAGCTAGTTCGGTGGACGCCAACCCCGACGGAGGCGTTACCGCGAAAACGGCCAGCGTGGTGATGACGAGCACGTCGGTAACGGCGCAGACTGGGCGGGAGAAGCTGTCTGCGGCTTCGTCGACCATTTCCTCGACAGCGACGACGTCGACGAGCACTACGGCATCAGCTGCTCTTCCCCCCGAGAGGGGTCACGTGGGGACGTCTTCCTCGCCAACGGTAACCACCACCACGACGACTAGCACCtctacgacgacgacaacgacgacgaccgtAAGCTCTCGTAGGGAGCGCCAGTCGTCTATCGGGAATCGCGCTCCAGATGGCGTCTCGGGAACAGAGAAGCGACTGGACGGAATCGATGTGGCAAATCGAGAGGGCGGCGACCTGGAAGCCAGTCATCCGGCATATTCAAGAGACGCAAAGAAGCCCTCAGCTACTCCGCATCTGGGAGAGGACCGCGACTGTAGCGGCGGGGACGTGGCTCAAGAGGGTTTCTGCATGGCTTAA